Within Kutzneria chonburiensis, the genomic segment GGCGGCCAGCTCGGCCAGCATGCGCGCCTCGATCTCGTTGATCAGCGGCTCGCACTTGTCCAGCACGGCCTGGCCGGCCGGGGTGAGCTCGGTGCGCATGATCCGGCCGTGCGCCGGGTCGGCCTCGCGGCGGATCAGCCCGGCCTTGGTCAGCGCCGCGATCACCTCGCTCATCGACTGCGGCGTGGTCATCGCGCGCCGGGCCAGCTGGGCGTTGGACAGGCCGGTCTGCCGTTGCAGCACGGACAGCGTCGTGTACTGCGGCACGGTCAGGCCGTGCGGGCGCACCGCGTCCTCGATGAGCAGTCGCAGGGCGCGGTCCAGCCGGCCCACCAGATAGCTCAGCCGCGGCTCCGGCGCTTGCTGGGAAAACACGACAGAACACGTTACCCGGGAGGTACGAATGACTGAATGGAAGACCGTGCGGGTCGACGTGGTCGACGGCATCGGCTGGGTCGAGCTGAACCGGCCCGACAAGCGCAACGCGATGAGCCCGACGCTGAACGCCGAGATGATCGACGTGCTGCACACGCTGGAGGCCGACCGCTCGTGCGGCGTTGTGGTGATCACCGGCGCCGGCGACGCGTGGTCGGCCGGCATGGACCTCAAGGAGTACTTCCGCGAGGTTGACGAGTCCGGCGACGAGGCGTTGCAGATCCGGGTCCGGCGTGACTCGTTCGAGTGGCACTGGCGGCTGCTGCGCAACTACGCCAAGCCCACCATCGCCATGGTCAACGGCTGGTGCTTCGGCGGCGCGTTCGTGCCGCTGATCGGCTGCGACCTGGCCATCGCCGCCGACGAGGCCCAGTTCGGCCTGTCCGAGATCAACTGGGGCATCCCGCCCGGCGGCCTGGTGTCCAAGGCCCTGGCCGACACCGTCGGCTCGCGGGAGGCGCTGTTCTACATCATGACCGGGCGCCTGTTCGACGGTCGGCAGGCCGCGCGGATGGGCCTGGTCAACCAGAGCGTGCCGCTGGCCGAGCTGCGTTCCGAGGTCGAGAAGCTGGCCCGCGAGCTGCTCGACAAGAACCCGGTCGTGCTGCGGGCGGC encodes:
- a CDS encoding MarR family winged helix-turn-helix transcriptional regulator, producing MFSQQAPEPRLSYLVGRLDRALRLLIEDAVRPHGLTVPQYTTLSVLQRQTGLSNAQLARRAMTTPQSMSEVIAALTKAGLIRREADPAHGRIMRTELTPAGQAVLDKCEPLINEIEARMLAELAAGDRDRLPQLLRSCVRMLSSGSES
- a CDS encoding p-hydroxycinnamoyl CoA hydratase/lyase; its protein translation is MTEWKTVRVDVVDGIGWVELNRPDKRNAMSPTLNAEMIDVLHTLEADRSCGVVVITGAGDAWSAGMDLKEYFREVDESGDEALQIRVRRDSFEWHWRLLRNYAKPTIAMVNGWCFGGAFVPLIGCDLAIAADEAQFGLSEINWGIPPGGLVSKALADTVGSREALFYIMTGRLFDGRQAARMGLVNQSVPLAELRSEVEKLARELLDKNPVVLRAAKIGFRNARTMDTDGALDYLYAKLEQSQFLDKTQGRQQGLHQFLDDKSIRPGLQSYTRS